Proteins co-encoded in one Armatimonadota bacterium genomic window:
- a CDS encoding ABC transporter permease has protein sequence MGEVFDIELFRSALRLATPLALAAMGGILSERSGVVNIGLEGQMLMGAFVGWAAAVALGNGWLGVLCGMSAGALLGFLHALLTQRFRADHVVSGMAVNLFSSGLTVFLLRRFFEKPPGASGVPEWGLQWLQPVPLLGGLLSHQSPFVMLMLVLPFALHGLLYHTMWGLRVRAAGESARKSRLAGIQVVTTRYHCVMWSGALAALAGTYLSLSQLNVFTEGMSAGKGFIALAAVIFGRWTPLGATAAALGFGFLDALQQRLQGETLFGTRVPSEVLLSLPYLLTIIALAGLVGRSIPPEDLGKQEESE, from the coding sequence ATGGGCGAAGTGTTCGATATCGAACTGTTTCGCAGTGCGCTTCGTCTGGCAACTCCCCTTGCGCTGGCGGCAATGGGGGGCATTCTGTCCGAGCGCAGCGGTGTGGTGAACATCGGTCTCGAAGGGCAGATGCTGATGGGTGCGTTTGTGGGCTGGGCGGCGGCGGTCGCACTGGGTAACGGCTGGCTGGGTGTGTTGTGCGGCATGTCCGCAGGCGCATTGCTGGGTTTTCTGCACGCCCTGCTGACTCAGCGGTTCCGTGCCGACCACGTGGTGAGCGGTATGGCGGTCAATCTGTTCTCCTCCGGACTGACAGTATTCCTGCTGCGCCGCTTTTTCGAGAAACCGCCGGGTGCCAGCGGCGTGCCCGAATGGGGTCTGCAGTGGCTGCAGCCGGTGCCCTTGCTGGGAGGATTGCTCTCCCATCAAAGCCCGTTCGTGATGTTGATGCTGGTGCTGCCTTTCGCCTTGCATGGGCTGCTCTACCATACGATGTGGGGACTGAGGGTGCGGGCAGCAGGCGAAAGCGCACGCAAGAGCCGACTGGCAGGCATTCAGGTCGTTACCACCCGATACCACTGTGTGATGTGGAGCGGTGCACTGGCGGCGCTGGCGGGCACCTACCTTTCGCTGAGCCAGCTGAATGTGTTCACCGAAGGCATGAGCGCAGGCAAGGGCTTCATCGCGCTGGCAGCAGTCATCTTTGGCAGGTGGACGCCGCTGGGAGCGACCGCCGCCGCGCTGGGCTTTGGCTTTCTGGATGCCCTGCAGCAGAGGCTACAGGGCGAAACGCTGTTCGGTACGCGGGTTCCTTCGGAGGTGTTGCTTTCCCTACCCTACCTGCTGACCATTATCGCTCTGGCGGGACTGGTCGGTCGTTCCATCCCACCGGAAGACCTGGGCAAGCAGGAGGAGAGTGAGTAA
- the glaA gene encoding alpha-1,3-galactosidase A, which yields MKEIRVTDFGAVPDDGKDDTQAILAALEECKRHASAVLVFPKGRYDVHAGSNLRNQWVLFPVSGTNGLTVDGKGSVLMVHGITGLFWFEKCNDLTLTNLVVDCARPPFSQGKVLATGDNHFDVEVFSDYPVQGGEKVEAYMDYDAQTRLPMRHGLDEYHTVVRTELLRPQVLRVYLNNAARVKPGVLVVLRHQVYSYNAFVCARCQDVNVRDVTVYTIPGMAWVAQVCTNVTMQRFRVVPRPGSGRMMSTTADATHFGGCKGTIRMTECLFEGMGDDGVNIKSGLYLSLLRKIDRHTVQARHNLKMVDSPDPGDVMEISHVEDLLPYATATVKRVELLEDGVQRLEFESPLPADLREGDVFGNATRVPRVRISDCEVRNNRARGMLIQTRDAVMENCRFRGCTSAGILVLTEVAHFFESIGTRDVTVRGCTFEGVNYGAAMAPGALCAMAYLKDFAYPPKPGVHRHVTFEANTIRQTDNSAIFIAGVDGITLRNNHIELACDSPTLDTGGYAIYVRSSRNVRLSGNRILPQRQGKGFREAMGWGEGVERASPR from the coding sequence ATGAAGGAGATACGGGTTACAGATTTCGGAGCCGTTCCAGACGACGGCAAAGACGATACACAGGCTATTCTCGCTGCACTGGAGGAGTGCAAACGGCATGCCTCTGCGGTACTGGTTTTCCCCAAAGGACGATACGACGTGCACGCAGGAAGTAATCTACGCAACCAGTGGGTGCTCTTCCCGGTAAGCGGAACCAACGGTCTCACGGTAGATGGCAAAGGCTCCGTGCTGATGGTACATGGCATTACGGGACTTTTCTGGTTTGAGAAGTGTAATGATTTGACGTTGACCAACCTGGTTGTGGATTGTGCCCGTCCCCCCTTCTCACAGGGCAAGGTGCTTGCCACGGGAGACAACCATTTTGACGTAGAAGTATTCTCCGATTACCCCGTCCAGGGCGGCGAGAAGGTAGAAGCATACATGGACTACGATGCCCAGACTCGCCTGCCCATGCGCCACGGACTGGACGAGTACCACACTGTTGTGCGCACCGAGTTGCTGCGTCCGCAAGTATTGCGCGTTTACCTGAATAACGCTGCCCGGGTGAAACCGGGTGTGCTCGTGGTATTGCGCCACCAGGTTTACAGCTACAACGCCTTTGTGTGCGCACGCTGTCAGGATGTGAATGTGCGAGATGTGACAGTGTACACCATACCGGGCATGGCATGGGTAGCGCAGGTGTGTACGAATGTCACCATGCAGCGCTTTCGGGTCGTTCCGCGCCCCGGCTCGGGACGCATGATGTCCACCACCGCCGACGCCACACACTTTGGGGGATGCAAAGGGACTATCCGTATGACCGAATGTCTGTTTGAGGGCATGGGCGATGATGGTGTGAACATCAAATCTGGACTGTACCTCTCGCTGTTACGCAAGATAGACAGACATACCGTGCAAGCGCGCCATAACCTGAAGATGGTGGACTCTCCGGACCCGGGCGATGTGATGGAGATTTCGCATGTGGAAGACTTGCTGCCCTACGCCACGGCGACGGTGAAACGGGTAGAGCTACTGGAAGACGGTGTACAGAGGCTGGAGTTTGAATCCCCACTTCCCGCCGACCTGCGCGAGGGTGACGTGTTTGGCAACGCTACCCGCGTGCCTCGTGTGCGCATCAGTGATTGTGAGGTGCGCAACAACCGCGCTCGGGGCATGCTGATTCAAACGCGCGACGCAGTGATGGAGAACTGCCGCTTCCGCGGGTGTACCAGCGCAGGTATTCTCGTGCTGACCGAGGTGGCGCACTTTTTCGAATCGATCGGCACGCGCGATGTCACCGTACGCGGTTGCACCTTCGAAGGGGTAAACTACGGGGCAGCGATGGCTCCGGGCGCGCTGTGCGCGATGGCGTATCTGAAAGACTTCGCCTATCCCCCCAAGCCGGGCGTTCACCGTCATGTCACCTTTGAGGCAAACACCATTCGTCAGACCGATAACTCCGCTATCTTCATTGCTGGCGTGGACGGGATCACTCTGCGCAATAACCACATTGAGCTCGCCTGCGACAGCCCCACACTGGACACCGGTGGCTACGCGATATACGTGAGGAGTAGCCGAAACGTGCGCCTCTCCGGCAACCGCATCCTCCCACAACGGCAAGGCAAAGGTTTCCGAGAAGCTATGGGTTGGGGAGAGGGCGTGGAGAGAGCATCTCCCCGGTAG
- the purM gene encoding phosphoribosylformylglycinamidine cyclo-ligase — MPEEPVTYRQAGVDIDAAQTALLRMKDLIRATQTPEVLADVGAFGGMFQLDLSRYRQPVLVSSIDGVGTKLKVAMMMGRHDTVGHDLVNHCVNDILVQGAQPLFFLDYFATGKLQPEVLVEVVKGLSEACQEAGCALLGGETAEMPGMYAEGDYDLAGTIVGIVERDAIIDGSRVEPGDAVIGLASNGLHTNGYSLARYVLFERAGMRVDSYVPELGTSLGEELLRPHRCYLRPIMAALQQFDIHAMAHITGGGFYDNIPRVLPSDCRVIIDRRSWEVPFIFRLIQEKGNVPDPEMFRTFNMGIGMVVIVPREQSLALVEFLQMQGEGAMLIGEVQRGGHDVQVM; from the coding sequence ATGCCAGAGGAACCAGTAACCTACCGACAGGCAGGAGTGGATATCGACGCCGCCCAGACCGCTTTGCTGCGCATGAAAGATCTGATACGTGCCACCCAGACGCCGGAGGTGCTAGCGGACGTGGGCGCGTTCGGCGGGATGTTCCAGCTGGACCTCAGCCGTTACCGACAGCCGGTGCTGGTCTCCAGTATTGACGGCGTGGGCACCAAGCTGAAGGTGGCGATGATGATGGGGCGCCATGATACCGTTGGGCACGACCTGGTGAACCACTGCGTGAACGACATCCTGGTGCAGGGAGCGCAGCCTCTCTTCTTCCTGGATTATTTCGCTACTGGCAAGCTGCAACCGGAAGTGCTGGTAGAAGTGGTGAAGGGGTTGTCGGAGGCGTGTCAGGAAGCGGGTTGTGCGCTGCTGGGTGGTGAGACCGCCGAGATGCCCGGCATGTACGCAGAGGGCGATTACGACCTCGCCGGAACGATTGTGGGCATTGTGGAGCGGGATGCGATTATCGACGGCAGTCGTGTGGAACCCGGCGATGCGGTGATTGGGTTGGCTTCGAACGGCTTGCACACGAACGGCTACTCCCTGGCGCGCTATGTGCTGTTTGAACGGGCGGGGATGCGTGTGGACAGCTACGTGCCGGAGCTGGGCACCTCTCTGGGCGAGGAGCTGCTGCGCCCGCATCGATGTTATTTGCGTCCCATCATGGCGGCGTTGCAGCAGTTTGACATCCACGCGATGGCACACATCACCGGCGGTGGCTTTTACGACAATATCCCGCGCGTTTTGCCCAGTGACTGTCGGGTGATTATCGACCGCCGCTCGTGGGAGGTGCCGTTCATCTTCCGGTTGATACAGGAAAAGGGCAATGTGCCCGACCCGGAGATGTTTCGCACGTTCAACATGGGCATCGGCATGGTGGTGATTGTGCCGCGCGAGCAGAGCTTGGCTCTGGTGGAGTTTCTGCAGATGCAGGGCGAAGGCGCTATGCTCATCGGTGAGGTGCAACGGGGCGGTCACGACGTGCAGGTGATGTAG
- a CDS encoding Nif3-like dinuclear metal center hexameric protein, with product MVRLADLTGYLDDYLAIREIPDYPNAFNGLQVEGKEEVRRVLTAVDVSVASVEEAATWGADMLLVHHGLFWNGLQPIVGRFRRRLQPLLREGISLYAVHLPLDVHPEVGNNALLARALGFEPSGRFGDYQGTPVGVVCEANLPLAELVSRVETGLRTQVRVMPFGGDVTRRIGIITGGAGQTRILTEAYQQGIDTLLTGEGAHHTYLDAEELGINLLYAGHYATETLGVRALGEHLRRMFGLEHRFFDHPTGL from the coding sequence ATGGTGCGTCTCGCTGATTTGACGGGTTACCTGGACGACTATCTGGCGATTCGCGAAATCCCTGATTATCCCAACGCCTTCAACGGCTTGCAGGTGGAAGGCAAAGAGGAAGTGCGTCGGGTGCTCACAGCGGTAGATGTGTCTGTTGCCTCGGTGGAAGAGGCGGCAACCTGGGGCGCGGACATGCTCCTCGTGCATCACGGTTTGTTCTGGAACGGCTTACAGCCGATTGTGGGACGTTTTCGGAGACGTCTGCAGCCCCTGTTGCGCGAGGGGATCAGCCTCTATGCGGTGCATCTGCCGCTGGATGTGCATCCTGAGGTGGGCAACAATGCTCTGCTAGCGCGAGCACTGGGGTTCGAGCCGTCCGGGCGGTTCGGCGATTATCAGGGCACACCAGTTGGCGTGGTGTGTGAAGCGAATCTGCCTCTCGCTGAGCTGGTTTCGCGTGTGGAGACGGGTCTGCGCACCCAGGTGAGAGTCATGCCCTTTGGTGGAGACGTGACACGGCGCATTGGCATTATCACCGGCGGCGCAGGGCAGACACGCATCCTCACCGAGGCATACCAGCAGGGCATAGATACGCTCCTGACAGGCGAAGGCGCACATCATACCTACCTGGATGCGGAGGAGCTGGGTATCAACCTGCTGTACGCGGGACACTACGCCACCGAGACACTGGGCGTACGCGCGCTGGGAGAACACCTACGCAGGATGTTCGGTCTGGAGCACCGCTTCTTCGACCATCCGACGGGGTTGTAG
- a CDS encoding ABC transporter permease, whose protein sequence is MRTAWRALLLPAAVFGVAVIVAAVVIALSGSPPLPALAAWWEGAVSAPGALPESLLNATPLLFTGLAVAVGLLAGQFNIGVEGQLLMGALASAWVGFAVSGLPAPLHIALALLAGALVGGIWGWIPGILKAWRGAHEVITTIMMNYIAIYLTQYLVTKVWKDPRSMSPQTPEALPSAWLPVLVEGTRLSVGLLLALATALVLWYLLRRTVWGYELRAVGANAEAARAAGVRVSRVIWGSMALSGAIGGLAGAVEVLGVHHRYYDQFSPGYGFDGIAVALLGNNHPLGAVLAAFVFGAMKNGAVYMQSVTVPAVPREITTVVQAVIIFFLAAVRFRRRAG, encoded by the coding sequence ATGAGAACCGCATGGCGTGCACTGTTGCTTCCCGCTGCGGTGTTTGGAGTAGCGGTTATCGTGGCAGCGGTGGTCATTGCGCTCTCGGGCAGTCCGCCCTTGCCTGCGCTGGCAGCATGGTGGGAAGGAGCGGTTTCCGCACCCGGCGCGTTGCCCGAAAGCCTGTTGAACGCCACTCCCTTACTGTTTACCGGCCTGGCAGTGGCGGTGGGACTGCTGGCAGGGCAGTTCAACATCGGCGTGGAGGGGCAACTGCTCATGGGCGCGCTGGCGTCGGCGTGGGTGGGGTTTGCGGTGTCGGGCTTGCCTGCGCCGCTGCATATCGCGCTGGCGTTACTGGCAGGCGCACTGGTAGGCGGTATCTGGGGCTGGATACCAGGCATCTTGAAAGCGTGGCGTGGCGCGCACGAAGTGATTACAACCATCATGATGAACTACATTGCGATTTATCTCACGCAATATCTGGTCACGAAGGTATGGAAAGACCCCCGTTCTATGTCACCGCAGACTCCAGAGGCTTTGCCTTCAGCCTGGCTTCCTGTGCTGGTGGAAGGCACAAGGCTCAGCGTCGGATTGCTCCTCGCGCTGGCGACCGCGCTGGTACTGTGGTATCTGCTGAGGCGCACCGTGTGGGGATATGAGTTGCGAGCAGTGGGGGCAAACGCCGAGGCGGCACGAGCGGCAGGTGTCCGGGTCTCGCGCGTGATCTGGGGCAGCATGGCTCTGAGCGGGGCGATAGGTGGCTTGGCAGGGGCGGTAGAGGTTTTGGGCGTACATCATCGCTATTATGATCAGTTCTCGCCCGGCTATGGTTTCGATGGGATTGCGGTCGCCCTGCTGGGTAACAACCATCCACTGGGTGCGGTGCTGGCTGCCTTTGTCTTCGGGGCGATGAAGAACGGCGCGGTGTACATGCAGTCGGTAACCGTTCCTGCGGTGCCCCGTGAGATTACCACCGTGGTGCAGGCAGTGATTATCTTCTTCCTGGCAGCGGTGCGTTTTCGGCGGAGGGCTGGCTGA
- a CDS encoding esterase, producing the protein MALCTVRFFSQSLGKASEMVVVLPDEGEGPFPVLYLLHGLSDDASIWLRRSRIEWYVRDLPLIVVMPDGGRGWYTNGVNGEAYEDHIMKDVIGQTERLFPAARDRQHRAIAGLSMGGYGAMSLALHYPESFVAAASLSGAVAIGHKPITDEMPPDFKRIFGENPEGSDKDLFALIQKVDRAQLPKLWLDCGVDDFLIEDNRAFHTHLQSLGIPHVYHEFPGAHTWDYWDEHIQQVLPFMMEAMGE; encoded by the coding sequence ATGGCTCTGTGTACAGTGCGGTTCTTCAGCCAGTCGTTGGGGAAAGCATCGGAAATGGTTGTGGTGTTGCCGGACGAGGGCGAGGGACCGTTTCCGGTGCTTTACCTGCTGCATGGTTTATCCGACGACGCTTCTATCTGGCTCCGGCGCAGTCGCATCGAGTGGTATGTGCGCGATTTGCCATTGATCGTGGTCATGCCCGACGGAGGCAGGGGTTGGTACACCAACGGGGTAAACGGCGAGGCGTATGAAGACCATATCATGAAGGACGTGATAGGGCAAACGGAGAGGCTTTTTCCTGCCGCGCGAGATCGCCAGCATCGTGCCATCGCAGGGCTCTCCATGGGTGGTTACGGCGCGATGAGCCTCGCCCTGCATTATCCCGAGAGTTTCGTTGCTGCCGCCAGCCTGTCGGGCGCAGTTGCCATCGGACACAAACCGATAACGGACGAGATGCCTCCCGACTTCAAGCGCATCTTCGGCGAGAATCCCGAAGGCTCCGACAAGGACCTTTTTGCGCTGATACAGAAGGTAGACAGGGCGCAACTGCCCAAACTGTGGCTGGACTGTGGCGTGGACGACTTTCTGATTGAAGATAACCGTGCCTTCCATACACATTTGCAATCGCTGGGTATCCCGCATGTCTACCACGAGTTTCCGGGCGCGCACACGTGGGACTACTGGGATGAGCATATCCAGCAGGTGTTACCCTTCATGATGGAAGCGATGGGAGAGTGA
- the citZ gene encoding citrate synthase 2 has protein sequence MIEKKEEQTVNVGLQDIIANESSICFIDGQKGRLLYRGYDAIELAEKSTFEEVAYLLWYGRLPGRVEFEVFLDSFTGSMELPIETVMILRMFPRTATPMEMLRTSVSSLGHWDPDSGNTRLDACLRKAIRLTERIPQLVTAHQRLRQGLEPVHPVPGKSIAYNFLYTLHGEEPPEEWVRAFDVSLILHADHELNASTFAARVVASTMSDMYSAVTSAIGALKGPLHGGANEQVMKMLLEIGEPGKAEAWVKNALANKVKVPGFGHRVYRTDDPRAVILRRYAEQLTRGTLHEWLYQTCVEVERVMRENSKVYPNVDLYSGICYHAMNIPLELFTPIFAMSRVVGWTAHILEQWANNRLIRPRARYVGPDGLSYVSIDQR, from the coding sequence ATGATTGAGAAAAAAGAGGAACAGACGGTGAATGTGGGTCTGCAGGACATTATCGCCAACGAGTCCAGCATCTGTTTTATCGACGGACAGAAGGGCAGACTGCTCTACCGGGGCTATGATGCGATCGAGCTCGCCGAAAAGTCCACCTTCGAAGAGGTCGCCTATCTGCTGTGGTACGGCAGACTGCCCGGCAGGGTGGAGTTCGAGGTGTTTCTCGATAGCTTCACCGGCAGCATGGAATTGCCTATCGAAACGGTGATGATACTGCGCATGTTCCCCAGGACCGCGACCCCAATGGAGATGCTGCGCACATCGGTATCTTCCCTGGGGCACTGGGACCCGGATAGCGGTAACACCCGGTTAGATGCCTGCCTGCGTAAAGCGATTCGCCTGACCGAACGTATTCCTCAGCTGGTCACTGCGCACCAGCGGTTACGTCAGGGGCTGGAGCCCGTCCATCCCGTGCCCGGCAAGAGCATTGCCTACAACTTCCTCTACACTTTGCACGGAGAGGAACCGCCCGAAGAGTGGGTACGTGCCTTTGACGTGTCTCTCATCCTGCACGCAGACCATGAGTTAAACGCCTCTACCTTTGCGGCGCGCGTCGTTGCCTCTACGATGTCGGACATGTACTCCGCGGTGACCAGCGCTATTGGCGCATTGAAGGGACCCCTGCACGGCGGAGCCAATGAGCAGGTGATGAAGATGCTCCTTGAAATCGGCGAGCCGGGCAAAGCGGAAGCCTGGGTGAAGAACGCACTGGCAAATAAGGTGAAGGTGCCGGGCTTTGGACATCGTGTGTACCGCACCGATGATCCTCGCGCGGTCATCCTGCGTCGATATGCGGAGCAGCTTACCCGAGGCACCCTGCACGAGTGGCTCTACCAGACCTGTGTCGAGGTGGAGCGTGTCATGCGGGAGAACAGCAAGGTCTACCCGAACGTGGACCTCTATTCGGGCATCTGCTATCATGCGATGAACATCCCTCTCGAACTGTTCACGCCCATTTTCGCCATGAGCCGTGTGGTGGGCTGGACGGCGCATATTCTGGAACAGTGGGCGAACAACCGGTTGATACGCCCTCGCGCCAGGTATGTCGGACCCGATGGACTATCCTACGTGTCCATCGATCAGCGATAA
- the argB gene encoding acetylglutamate kinase: protein MQEAIHQANVLVQALPYMQRYAGKCFVIKYGGAAMVDERLKAQVMQDIVLLRTVGIKPVLVHGGGKEVSEVMQRMGLQPRFAGGLRVTDAETMEIVEMVLAGTTNKGIVSLIHRAGGKAVGLSGKDGNLLVAKKLTPEGKDIGYVGEVTQVNAEVIEVLSEAGYIPVISSVAIGEDGQSYNVNADHAAGAIAAALQAEKLIVLTDVPGVLANLKDPASLISEMSIAEAEELLRNGKAESGMAPKLEACITALRGGVQRAHIIDGRQPHAILIEVFTDRGVGTMVKP from the coding sequence GTGCAGGAAGCGATTCATCAGGCAAATGTGCTGGTTCAGGCGCTGCCGTATATGCAGCGATACGCAGGTAAGTGTTTCGTCATCAAATATGGTGGCGCGGCGATGGTGGATGAGCGCCTCAAAGCGCAGGTGATGCAGGACATCGTGCTGCTGCGTACCGTCGGCATCAAACCGGTTCTGGTGCACGGCGGGGGCAAAGAGGTCAGCGAAGTGATGCAACGCATGGGCTTGCAGCCGCGCTTTGCAGGTGGACTGCGTGTCACCGACGCCGAGACCATGGAGATTGTGGAGATGGTGCTGGCGGGCACCACGAACAAAGGTATTGTCTCGCTGATTCACCGCGCTGGCGGGAAAGCGGTGGGCTTAAGCGGTAAGGACGGCAACTTGCTGGTGGCGAAGAAGCTCACGCCGGAAGGCAAAGATATCGGTTATGTTGGCGAAGTCACGCAGGTCAACGCCGAGGTGATAGAGGTTCTTTCAGAAGCGGGTTACATTCCGGTGATCTCCTCGGTGGCTATCGGAGAGGATGGACAGAGCTACAACGTCAACGCCGACCACGCCGCCGGAGCCATCGCTGCTGCATTGCAGGCGGAAAAGCTGATTGTGCTGACGGACGTGCCCGGGGTGCTTGCCAACCTGAAAGACCCTGCGTCGCTGATTTCGGAGATGAGCATTGCTGAGGCGGAGGAGCTGCTGCGCAACGGCAAGGCGGAAAGCGGCATGGCGCCCAAGCTGGAAGCATGTATCACCGCTTTGCGAGGCGGCGTGCAGAGAGCACATATCATTGACGGACGCCAGCCACATGCGATTCTGATAGAAGTGTTCACGGATCGCGGTGTGGGCACCATGGTGAAGCCGTGA
- a CDS encoding fructose-1,6-bisphosphate aldolase, class II, which translates to MIVPTRILFEHAYGKYALGAYNINNLEQAMGLFRGNMESQAPFIIQISKGARSYTDKRMLEAIIRTAEQIWPDALFAVHLDHGDEQTCYDCIESGFYSSVMIDGSHLPFEENIAVTKRVVEAAHAKGISVEAELGMLGGVEEHISVDEKDARLTDPAEAEEFVKRTGCDSLAVAIGTSHGAYKFSGSQRIHLDRVEAIQKRLPGFPLVMHGSSSVPQDEVERINAAGGCLKGTKGVDPSQYLPAAKLGVCKINIDTDGRLVWCRVHREFFRDHCDKFDLREPGKIFMAEYAKFIASRNELLGSAGQLESAREYAKKALAK; encoded by the coding sequence ATGATTGTTCCAACCCGCATTCTGTTCGAGCACGCATACGGTAAGTATGCGCTCGGCGCGTACAACATCAATAACCTCGAGCAGGCAATGGGGCTGTTCCGGGGTAACATGGAGTCGCAAGCGCCGTTCATCATCCAGATCAGCAAAGGCGCGCGCTCTTACACTGATAAACGGATGCTCGAAGCGATTATCCGCACGGCGGAGCAGATATGGCCAGACGCGCTGTTTGCGGTGCATCTGGACCATGGCGATGAGCAGACATGCTATGACTGCATCGAGAGCGGGTTCTACTCGTCGGTGATGATCGACGGCTCGCACCTGCCCTTCGAGGAGAACATCGCGGTGACGAAGCGCGTGGTCGAGGCGGCTCACGCCAAAGGCATTAGCGTGGAGGCGGAGCTGGGTATGCTGGGTGGCGTGGAGGAGCATATTTCGGTAGACGAGAAGGATGCCCGCCTGACCGATCCGGCTGAGGCAGAGGAGTTCGTGAAGCGCACAGGCTGTGATAGTCTGGCGGTGGCTATTGGCACCAGTCACGGCGCGTACAAGTTCAGCGGTTCCCAGCGTATCCATCTGGACCGCGTGGAGGCGATCCAGAAGCGTCTGCCCGGCTTCCCGCTGGTCATGCACGGCTCGTCGTCGGTGCCGCAGGACGAGGTCGAGCGCATCAACGCCGCAGGCGGCTGCCTGAAGGGCACCAAGGGCGTAGACCCTTCGCAGTATCTGCCTGCAGCCAAGCTCGGTGTGTGTAAGATTAACATCGACACGGATGGACGTCTCGTCTGGTGCCGCGTGCATCGCGAGTTCTTCCGTGACCACTGTGATAAGTTTGACCTGCGTGAGCCTGGCAAAATCTTCATGGCGGAATACGCCAAGTTCATTGCCAGCCGCAACGAACTGCTTGGCTCGGCGGGACAGCTCGAGTCTGCTCGCGAGTATGCGAAGAAAGCGCTGGCAAAGTAG
- a CDS encoding adenosine kinase, protein MGFDVFGMCNALVDVQAKVDETIIRELGLQKGGMFLIDDMQRRFLIEHLAERVVHSEAGGSGANTMIGVALLGGRACYTSKVADDEHGALYRYSLSEKGVKPNLAIGEGSTGVSFILLTPDAQRTMCTYLGASQQLRPDEVNIDDLRQSRYLYITGYLWDTESQKQAVLHAMREANKAGVRVAFSLSDLFCVRRHKPDFQRLLEQHVDVLIGNAAEAQELSGADNPHHAARLLADYCDVAVVTMDSRGALIRQGSTVYEIPAFRVQAVDATGAGDMYAAGLLYGMCAGFSLDVAGRLAAYTAAQVVTKMGARLESVEIPSYVLPQGG, encoded by the coding sequence ATGGGTTTTGACGTTTTCGGTATGTGCAACGCGCTGGTAGATGTGCAGGCGAAGGTCGACGAAACCATTATCCGGGAACTGGGTTTGCAGAAGGGCGGTATGTTCCTGATAGACGATATGCAGCGCCGTTTTCTGATAGAACACCTTGCCGAGAGAGTCGTGCACTCCGAAGCGGGTGGTTCGGGTGCGAATACGATGATTGGTGTGGCGTTGCTGGGCGGCAGGGCGTGTTATACCAGCAAAGTAGCAGACGACGAACACGGCGCGCTGTACCGGTACAGCCTCAGCGAGAAAGGAGTGAAGCCCAACCTCGCCATCGGTGAGGGGAGCACAGGGGTCTCCTTCATCCTGCTCACCCCTGATGCGCAGCGTACCATGTGCACTTATCTGGGCGCGAGCCAGCAACTGCGCCCGGACGAGGTGAATATCGACGACCTGCGCCAGAGCCGCTATCTATATATCACAGGTTACCTCTGGGATACCGAGTCCCAGAAGCAAGCGGTGCTGCACGCGATGCGAGAAGCGAATAAAGCGGGGGTGCGTGTGGCGTTCAGCCTGTCCGACCTCTTCTGTGTGCGCCGCCACAAGCCCGACTTCCAGCGGTTGCTGGAACAGCATGTGGACGTGCTTATCGGCAACGCTGCCGAAGCGCAGGAGCTCAGCGGCGCCGACAACCCCCACCACGCGGCGCGCCTGCTGGCGGATTATTGCGACGTGGCGGTGGTGACGATGGACAGTCGCGGCGCGCTGATTCGGCAGGGAAGCACGGTGTACGAGATCCCAGCGTTCCGCGTGCAGGCAGTGGATGCCACCGGCGCAGGCGACATGTACGCGGCGGGGCTGTTGTACGGGATGTGTGCGGGTTTTTCACTGGACGTGGCAGGCAGGCTGGCGGCATATACCGCCGCACAGGTGGTCACCAAGATGGGCGCACGGCTGGAGAGCGTTGAGATACCCTCGTATGTGCTGCCGCAGGGAGGGTGA